GTGTTCCGTGGACAACTGTTGAACCTTGCCTCCACAGCGAACCTATTGAAAACCTCGACTATGGATGAGAGAGCACTGAGAGTCCTTCGGTTCATCAAGGATGCTGCGCAAGTCACCGTCTCGCCCGAGGAGTCCCAGCGGAATTTGCCCGAGGACAGGGCACTGAACCTTGATCTTGCACAGAGCAGCATCGTTTTGCTGAAAAATCATGGCGACATTCTGCCCATTCCCAAGACGGTGAAGAAGATTGCTCTTATTGGGTCTCATATGAAGGATTGCACAATGAACTCCATTGGTGCTACAGCCCTGGAGCCATATTACACAGTACATCCTTTTGAAGGGATACTTGGCAAGCTAGGGCTGGATGTGGACGTGAAATATGAAGTTGGAGCACATACACACAAAATGCTGCCGCAACTTacatcgaggacgatggATAACATTCACCTTTACTTCTACAACGAGCCCGTCCATGTTACTTCACGAGAGTGTGTGGGAGATCTCGCCTTGAGCAAGacctttttctctcttctcgacTACGTCAACCCGGATCTGAACCCTTCGCTTTTCTACTGTACCATGGAGGGAGATTTCACTCCTGACGAATCCGGGATATGGGACTTTGGACTCGCCGTATACGGAACTGCGAGTCTATACATCAATGATGagcccatcatcgacaaCAGCACTGTTCAGCGGCCAGGTGGGTCGTTCTTCGATCAGGGCACTGCAGAAGAGTTGGGCACTTTCACTGTGGAAGCTGGGAAGACTTACAAGATCCGCGTTGAGTTCGGCAGTGCTGCCACCTCGACGCTAACCCCGGTGCTTGGGTCTGTGGATTTcgacggaggaggcgccCGCTTGGGCGCGTGCCCACAAGCTTCTCCCGAGGAACTCATTCAAAGAGCCGTTGAAGTGGCTCGCTGCGCCGAGTATGCCGTCATTTGCACGGGCCTGAATGTGAGTGTAATGCAATCTTGACTTGACAACTGCTGACCAGCTCAGGGTGAGTGGGAAACGGAAGGCCATGATCGGTCAAGTATGGATCTGCCGAACCATGTCGATGAGATGATTGCACGTGTCGCCGAGGTATGCAAAAACACGGTAGTCGTCAATCGAACTGGCATGCCCGTTTCAATGCCATGGGAGCCTAAAGTTCCGGCAATCTTACAGGCTTGGTACGCAGGTAACGAGACTGGGAGCTCAATTGCCAATGTTCTTTTTGGTGATTTCAATCCTTGCGGAAAGATGCCCATCTCCTGGCCCAAGCGTTTACGCGATAACCCGACCTATCTCAACTGGGGAACTACAAACGGGCGTGTCTTGTTTGGTGAGGACGTGTTTGTTGGTTACCGCTGGTTCGACAAAATGGAGATCGAGCCTCTGTGGAAGTTCGGCCACGGACTGTCCTACACCAAGTTTTCCCTTTCGTCGCCCAGCCTCGGACCCATATCATGGAAAGATGGACGCATCAAAGCTACGGTTTCCCTCAAAGTCAAGAACATTGGCCCCTCAGCAGGGGCCGAGATTATACAGCTTTATGTCTCACCGAGGGAACCTACGTTGATTCGGCCTGTGCAGGAACTACATGGTTTCGAGAAGGTATTGCTCCAGCCGAATGAGGAAAAGCAGGTTGCCGTTGTGGTTGACCCGTACGCCATGTCATACTGGGACGAATGCGAAGAAAAGTGGCGCGTCGACAAGGGTAAATATGCTATCACAGTTACAACAGGAGCACCTAAGGTCGATGTACTGGTCGGTGATATCGAGGTTGAGAAGACATTGTGGTGGCTTGGAGTATAAAACCCTTTGTATCTCAATTACGCGACTAAGGCTTCTCTGTTCCGAGGCGTCCTCGTTCCCGTGATTCCAGAAGATGTTTATCATAAAGATAACTAGTATATACTCAATGTTCTACTTTCTTTTCGAAGACTCA
The DNA window shown above is from Colletotrichum destructivum chromosome 2, complete sequence and carries:
- a CDS encoding Putative glycoside hydrolase, family 3, glycoside hydrolase family 3 domain, immunoglobulin, which encodes MSHYKCTAGADFEVAKVFSDLSSKEKIALLAGSDFWHTTPLPKHGVPKIRMSDGSSGIRGTRWFEGVQGAAIPCGTALAATWDRGLLRQAGILLGEESRAKGAQCWLGPTINIQRSPLGGRGYESYSEDPHLTGILASEIIQGCESTGVISTIKHLVCNDQEDQKRAVSALMTERALREIYLRPFQIAARDAKPGACMTSYNKVNGIHVSESKHILHDIVRKEWKWDPLIMSDWCGTFSVVEAINAGLDLEMPGESVFRGQLLNLASTANLLKTSTMDERALRVLRFIKDAAQVTVSPEESQRNLPEDRALNLDLAQSSIVLLKNHGDILPIPKTVKKIALIGSHMKDCTMNSIGATALEPYYTVHPFEGILGKLGLDVDVKYEVGAHTHKMLPQLTSRTMDNIHLYFYNEPVHVTSRECVGDLALSKTFFSLLDYVNPDLNPSLFYCTMEGDFTPDESGIWDFGLAVYGTASLYINDEPIIDNSTVQRPGGSFFDQGTAEELGTFTVEAGKTYKIRVEFGSAATSTLTPVLGSVDFDGGGARLGACPQASPEELIQRAVEVARCAEYAVICTGLNGEWETEGHDRSSMDLPNHVDEMIARVAEVCKNTVVVNRTGMPVSMPWEPKVPAILQAWYAGNETGSSIANVLFGDFNPCGKMPISWPKRLRDNPTYLNWGTTNGRVLFGEDVFVGYRWFDKMEIEPLWKFGHGLSYTKFSLSSPSLGPISWKDGRIKATVSLKVKNIGPSAGAEIIQLYVSPREPTLIRPVQELHGFEKVLLQPNEEKQVAVVVDPYAMSYWDECEEKWRVDKGKYAITVTTGAPKVDVLVGDIEVEKTLWWLGV